In Bacteroidota bacterium, the following proteins share a genomic window:
- a CDS encoding phosphonate ABC transporter ATP-binding protein, which produces MSADTIIQFEKASVFQNENLVLSDINLEIKKGEFVYLIGKVGSGKTS; this is translated from the coding sequence ATGTCTGCTGATACGATTATACAGTTTGAAAAAGCTTCGGTTTTCCAGAATGAAAACCTGGTGCTCTCGGATATCAACCTGGAAATTAAAAAGGGAGAGTTTGTTTATCTGATTGGGAAAGTGGGAAGCGGTAAAACAAGTT
- a CDS encoding DUF2961 domain-containing protein produces MKRIYVLFVLCTITLNLLGQKDEKFNGLETDMGNLYRLSNAQSRSISPENFTGEKGKGGMASLEDKDKPNQANAWFAARDLGQGWKVNPYIKIKPGETCTLAEIDGPGAIQHIWMTPTGNWRFSIIRIYWDDEKEPSVECPVGDFFCMGWNEYAPLNSLAVCVNPGSAFNCYWTMPFHKKCKITMENINDKDPMTLYYQIDYALTEVPTDAGYFHAQYRRANPVENSVYTIADGIKGQGQFVGLYLAWGVNNNGWWGEGEIKFYIDGDSKFPTICGTGTEDYFCGSYNFDRNGKYTEFCTPYSGLVQVIHPDGTYKSQQRFGLYRWHIKDPIRFGKNLKVTLQDLGWHQGGRYLPQKSDISSVCFWYQTLPQGNFPKLPEWQELEVN; encoded by the coding sequence ATGAAACGAATTTATGTATTATTTGTGTTATGCACCATTACTTTAAATCTTTTGGGACAAAAGGATGAAAAGTTCAATGGTTTGGAAACGGATATGGGCAATTTGTACAGGTTGTCCAATGCACAAAGCAGGTCCATCAGCCCTGAAAATTTCACTGGGGAAAAAGGGAAGGGAGGAATGGCCAGTTTGGAAGATAAAGATAAACCAAACCAGGCGAATGCCTGGTTTGCCGCAAGGGATTTAGGGCAAGGATGGAAGGTAAATCCCTATATAAAAATTAAACCTGGCGAAACCTGTACTTTAGCAGAAATTGATGGCCCTGGCGCCATTCAACATATCTGGATGACACCTACGGGAAACTGGAGATTTTCTATCATTCGTATATATTGGGATGATGAAAAAGAGCCTTCTGTTGAATGTCCTGTGGGTGATTTTTTCTGCATGGGATGGAATGAATATGCCCCATTAAATTCATTGGCCGTTTGCGTAAATCCTGGTAGTGCTTTTAACTGCTACTGGACAATGCCCTTCCATAAAAAGTGCAAAATCACCATGGAAAATATCAATGATAAAGATCCCATGACTTTATATTATCAGATCGACTATGCGCTAACTGAAGTCCCAACAGATGCCGGTTATTTCCATGCTCAATACAGACGGGCCAATCCTGTTGAGAACTCTGTATATACCATTGCCGACGGGATAAAGGGACAAGGACAATTTGTCGGTTTATATCTGGCCTGGGGAGTTAATAATAATGGATGGTGGGGCGAAGGAGAAATCAAGTTTTATATAGATGGAGACAGTAAATTTCCTACTATATGCGGTACAGGTACTGAAGATTATTTCTGTGGATCCTATAATTTTGACAGAAATGGCAAGTATACCGAATTTTGTACGCCATATTCCGGACTTGTTCAGGTTATTCATCCTGACGGAACATATAAGTCACAGCAGAGATTCGGATTATACCGTTGGCATATTAAAGATCCTATAAGATTTGGGAAAAATTTAAAAGTTACCCTCCAGGATTTGGGATGGCACCAGGGAGGGAGATATCTTCCTCAAAAATCAGATATTTCATCAGTATGTTTTTGGTATCAAACACTTCCTCAGGGCAACTTTCCTAAGTTACCGGAATGGCAGGAACTCGAAGTGAATTAA